A window from Nocardioides mesophilus encodes these proteins:
- a CDS encoding cation:proton antiporter, translating to MTADVVYLLMGAALFLAVVLPSALHRQAVSAPMVLLVVGGAIGLLPLPEGFRPSPIEHRAFVEHLTEFCVVVALMGVGLALDRPLRLRDRSTWRRWGATWRLLAFAMPLTIGATALLGWWAMGLAPAAALLLGAVLAPTDPVLASDVQVEGPTTLDPDGADEAGVEDDPLESIDEHDEVRFALTSEAGLNDGLAFPFVYAAIALATLGGVGEWGLHWLAWDLVGKVVLGIVVGVAVGTLLAKVAFRGPAPSLRLAETGEPLMALAAVLLSYGVTEVVGGYGFLAVFACAMALRSAERSHEYHVHMHGLVERLERLLTLIVLLLLGVAITNGLLVHLTWQGALVGLLLVFVVRPLSGLVSLRVNRSGPQAGGHVLAPRERTAVAFLGVRGVGSLYYLAYAAGHADFGHLEQLWATVAFTITASVLVHGVAATPVMRRLDAARDRETAAPQAS from the coding sequence GTGACCGCCGATGTCGTCTACCTGCTCATGGGTGCCGCGCTGTTCCTGGCCGTGGTGCTGCCCTCCGCGCTGCACCGGCAGGCGGTCTCCGCGCCGATGGTGCTGCTCGTCGTCGGCGGCGCGATCGGGCTGCTGCCGCTCCCCGAGGGCTTCCGGCCCTCACCGATCGAGCACCGCGCCTTCGTCGAGCACCTGACCGAGTTCTGCGTCGTGGTCGCGCTGATGGGCGTCGGGCTGGCGCTGGACCGGCCGCTGCGGCTGCGCGACCGCTCCACCTGGCGCCGGTGGGGGGCGACCTGGCGGCTGCTGGCGTTCGCGATGCCGCTGACCATCGGCGCGACGGCGCTGCTGGGCTGGTGGGCGATGGGTCTGGCCCCCGCCGCGGCGTTGCTGCTGGGCGCGGTACTGGCCCCCACCGACCCGGTGCTCGCCTCCGACGTCCAGGTGGAGGGCCCGACCACCCTCGACCCGGACGGCGCCGACGAGGCCGGCGTCGAGGACGACCCGCTGGAGTCGATCGACGAGCACGACGAGGTCCGGTTCGCGCTCACCTCCGAGGCCGGGCTCAACGACGGACTGGCCTTCCCCTTCGTCTACGCTGCGATCGCGCTGGCCACCCTCGGCGGTGTCGGCGAGTGGGGTCTGCACTGGCTCGCCTGGGACCTGGTCGGCAAGGTCGTGCTGGGGATCGTGGTGGGTGTCGCGGTCGGGACGCTGCTCGCCAAGGTCGCCTTCCGGGGCCCGGCTCCGTCGCTGCGGCTGGCGGAGACCGGTGAGCCGTTGATGGCCCTGGCCGCGGTGCTGCTCTCCTACGGCGTCACCGAGGTGGTCGGCGGCTACGGCTTCCTGGCGGTCTTCGCCTGCGCGATGGCGCTGCGGTCCGCCGAGCGCAGCCACGAGTACCACGTGCACATGCACGGCCTCGTCGAGCGGCTGGAACGGCTGCTCACCCTGATCGTGCTGCTGCTGCTCGGCGTGGCCATCACCAACGGGCTGCTGGTCCACCTCACCTGGCAGGGTGCGCTGGTCGGGCTGCTGCTGGTGTTCGTGGTCCGGCCGCTGTCCGGGCTGGTGTCCCTGCGGGTCAACCGAAGCGGTCCTCAGGCCGGCGGGCACGTGCTGGCACCGCGCGAGCGGACGGCCGTCGCGTTCCTCGGCGTGCGCGGGGTCGGGTCGCTGTACTACCTCGCCTACGCCGCCGGTCACGCCGACTTCGGCCACCTCGAGCAGCTGTGGGCCACCGTCGCCTTCACCATCACCGCGTCGGTGCTGGTGCACGGCGTGGCCGCCACTCCGGTGATGCGCCGCCTCGACGCGGCCCGGGACCGGGAGACCGCCGCCCCCCAGGCGTCCTGA
- a CDS encoding nucleoside/nucleotide kinase family protein, whose translation MPTADLAELTGHALRLVPAEGRAVLGITGPPGAGKSTLAGQLLAAVTASGALRAEEVALVPMDGFHLADAQLDRLGLRERKGAPATFDLHGYLATLRRLHCRDPDPVYVPAFERDLEQPLAAARVVLPQVRLVVTEGNYLLLREGGWERVRALLDETWYVDVADRLRRERLIARHVRFGKDPAAAAAWVEAVDEPNARLVAAGRTRADRVVAG comes from the coding sequence GTGCCCACCGCGGACCTCGCCGAGTTGACCGGCCACGCGCTGCGGCTGGTGCCGGCGGAGGGCCGGGCCGTCCTCGGGATCACCGGCCCCCCGGGTGCGGGCAAGTCCACGCTGGCCGGGCAGCTGCTCGCCGCGGTGACCGCCTCCGGCGCCCTGCGAGCCGAGGAGGTGGCGCTGGTGCCGATGGACGGCTTCCACCTGGCCGACGCCCAGCTGGACCGGCTGGGTCTGCGCGAGCGCAAGGGCGCGCCGGCCACGTTCGACCTGCACGGCTACCTCGCGACGCTGCGCCGGCTGCACTGCCGGGACCCCGACCCGGTCTACGTGCCGGCCTTCGAGCGCGACCTGGAGCAGCCGCTGGCCGCCGCACGCGTCGTTCTGCCACAGGTCCGGCTCGTGGTCACCGAGGGCAACTACCTGCTGCTGCGGGAGGGCGGCTGGGAGCGGGTGCGGGCCCTGCTCGACGAGACCTGGTACGTCGACGTGGCCGACCGGCTGCGCCGGGAGCGACTGATCGCCCGCCACGTTCGCTTCGGCAAGGACCCGGCCGCCGCGGCGGCCTGGGTCGAGGCCGTCGACGAGCCGAACGCCCGGCTCGTGGCCGCCGGACGGACCCGGGCCGACCGGGTGGTCGCCGGCTGA
- a CDS encoding LLM class F420-dependent oxidoreductase produces MELRVFTEPQQGATYDDLLAVAITAEAMGFGAFFRSDHYLAMGGNGEPGPTDAWISLAGLARDTDTIRLGTLVTSATFRLPGPLAIAVANVDQMSQGRVELGLGAGWFDEEHTAYGIPFPPTGERFDRLEESLELITGLWATPPGRTFDFAGDHFSVKDSPALPKPMQRPRPPVIVGGRGARRTPRLAARFADEYNIPFDTPEFTRDQFARVRRACIDLGRDPAELVYSNALVLCVGRDDAEVRRRAAAIGRDPEELRATGVAGTADEAVDVLGRYAEAGASRVYLQLLDLADLDHLAVVADRVMPQV; encoded by the coding sequence ATGGAGCTCAGGGTCTTCACCGAACCACAGCAGGGAGCCACCTACGACGACCTCCTCGCGGTCGCGATCACGGCCGAGGCGATGGGCTTCGGCGCCTTCTTCCGCTCCGACCACTACCTGGCGATGGGCGGCAACGGCGAGCCCGGGCCGACCGACGCCTGGATCAGCCTGGCGGGCCTCGCCCGGGACACCGACACGATCCGTCTCGGCACCCTGGTCACCTCCGCGACTTTCCGGCTTCCGGGGCCGCTCGCCATCGCGGTCGCCAACGTCGACCAGATGAGCCAGGGTCGGGTGGAGCTCGGTCTCGGGGCCGGCTGGTTCGACGAGGAGCACACGGCGTACGGCATCCCGTTCCCGCCGACCGGTGAGCGCTTCGACCGGCTGGAGGAGTCGCTCGAGCTCATCACCGGGCTGTGGGCCACGCCGCCGGGCCGGACCTTCGACTTCGCCGGCGACCACTTCTCGGTGAAGGACTCGCCGGCCCTGCCCAAGCCGATGCAGCGTCCGCGGCCACCGGTCATCGTCGGTGGGCGGGGCGCCCGGCGAACACCCCGACTGGCCGCCCGGTTCGCCGACGAGTACAACATCCCGTTCGACACCCCGGAGTTCACCCGCGACCAGTTCGCCCGGGTCCGGCGCGCCTGCATCGACCTCGGCCGCGACCCCGCGGAGCTCGTGTACTCCAACGCCCTGGTGCTGTGCGTGGGCCGGGACGACGCGGAGGTACGTCGTCGGGCCGCCGCGATCGGTCGCGACCCCGAGGAGCTGCGGGCCACCGGGGTGGCCGGCACCGCGGACGAGGCCGTCGACGTCCTCGGCCGCTACGCGGAGGCCGGTGCTTCCCGGGTCTACCTCCAGCTGCTCGACCTCGCGGACCTCGACCACCTGGCGGTGGTGGCCGACCGGGTGATGCCGCAGGTCTGA
- a CDS encoding SDR family oxidoreductase, with the protein MAAPVIVVVGAGPGLGAALARRYGREGYAVALVARSPGRLEELGTALQAEGITAGWTAADLTDEGALRAAVTRFGGFSGSIDVLHYNPSVFRERDPLELTAAELLQDVHVGVGGLLTALQAARPFMAAGGRVSATGSMAADAPWHRAASLGVQKAALRNLVRSIDATLRPDGIRAVSVTVNGTLEAGTAFDPDRVAQALFDAARQPEESWRVELPYDG; encoded by the coding sequence ATGGCTGCTCCGGTGATCGTCGTGGTGGGTGCGGGTCCGGGGCTGGGGGCCGCCCTGGCCCGCCGCTACGGACGGGAGGGCTACGCGGTCGCACTGGTGGCACGCTCCCCCGGGCGGCTCGAGGAGCTGGGGACCGCCCTCCAGGCAGAGGGCATCACCGCCGGCTGGACCGCGGCCGACCTCACCGACGAGGGCGCCCTGCGCGCGGCGGTGACCCGGTTCGGCGGCTTCTCCGGCTCGATCGACGTGTTGCACTACAACCCCAGCGTGTTCCGGGAGCGGGACCCGCTCGAGCTCACCGCCGCCGAGCTGCTCCAGGACGTGCACGTCGGGGTCGGCGGGCTGCTCACCGCGCTGCAGGCCGCCCGGCCGTTCATGGCCGCCGGTGGCCGGGTGAGCGCCACCGGGAGCATGGCCGCGGACGCCCCCTGGCACCGGGCGGCGTCGCTCGGGGTGCAGAAGGCGGCCCTGCGCAACCTCGTCCGGTCGATCGACGCGACCCTGCGGCCCGACGGCATCCGGGCGGTGTCGGTGACGGTCAACGGCACGCTCGAGGCCGGCACCGCCTTCGACCCCGACCGGGTGGCGCAGGCGCTGTTCGACGCTGCCCGGCAGCCCGAGGAGAGCTGGCGCGTCGAGCTGCCGTACGACGGCTGA
- a CDS encoding DNA polymerase IV: MTATPHRWVLHVDLDQFIAAVEVLRRPELAGRPVVVGGRGDPSERGVVATASYEAREFGIRSGMPLRTAARKCPDAVFLPADGPAYDAASAQVMQVLRSFEVPVEVLGWDEAFLGVETDDPEGFAADVRAAVLEETGLHCSVGIGDNKVRAKNATDLGKPRGAFRLTEENWFEVMGDRPTQALWGVGPKTSAKLAAMGVRTVAELAATPARTLADRLGPTMGPWYRRLGRGADSSAVDPTPYVPRGHGRETTFQRDLTDWEQVADEVRRLARRVLEDVRAEDRPAVRVGLKVRYAPFETRTRSTALPEPTTAESPVLDAVTGLLDGFDRSRAVRLLGVRLEMAPPVLIPR; encoded by the coding sequence ATGACGGCGACGCCGCACCGGTGGGTGCTCCACGTCGACCTCGACCAGTTCATCGCGGCGGTCGAGGTGCTGCGCCGTCCGGAGCTGGCAGGTCGGCCGGTGGTGGTCGGCGGCCGCGGGGACCCCTCCGAGCGCGGGGTGGTCGCGACCGCGTCGTACGAGGCGCGCGAGTTCGGCATCCGCTCGGGCATGCCGCTGCGCACGGCGGCACGGAAATGTCCCGACGCGGTGTTCCTCCCCGCCGACGGGCCCGCGTACGACGCCGCCTCGGCGCAGGTGATGCAGGTGCTGCGCTCCTTCGAGGTGCCGGTGGAGGTGCTCGGCTGGGACGAGGCGTTCCTGGGTGTCGAGACCGACGACCCGGAGGGATTCGCCGCCGACGTGCGCGCCGCCGTCCTGGAGGAGACGGGGCTGCACTGCTCGGTCGGGATCGGCGACAACAAGGTCCGGGCGAAGAACGCCACCGACCTGGGCAAGCCGCGCGGTGCCTTCCGGCTCACCGAGGAGAACTGGTTCGAGGTGATGGGGGACCGGCCCACCCAGGCGCTCTGGGGTGTCGGCCCCAAGACCTCGGCGAAGCTGGCCGCGATGGGCGTGCGGACCGTCGCCGAGCTGGCCGCGACACCGGCCCGCACGCTGGCCGACCGGCTCGGTCCCACGATGGGGCCGTGGTACCGGCGGCTCGGTCGCGGGGCCGACTCCTCCGCCGTCGACCCGACTCCCTACGTCCCGCGCGGACACGGCCGGGAGACCACGTTCCAGCGCGACCTCACCGACTGGGAGCAGGTGGCCGACGAGGTACGCCGGCTCGCCCGGCGCGTCCTGGAGGACGTCCGCGCCGAGGACCGACCGGCCGTCCGGGTAGGGCTCAAGGTCCGCTACGCCCCCTTCGAGACCCGGACCCGCAGCACCGCGCTGCCGGAGCCGACCACAGCGGAGTCGCCGGTCCTCGACGCAGTCACCGGGCTGCTCGACGGGTTCGACCGGAGCCGTGCCGTGCGGCTGCTCGGGGTGCGCCTGGAGATGGCTCCGCCGGTCCTCATACCCCGCTGA
- a CDS encoding threonine/serine ThrE exporter family protein yields MPETKRINKTLDLALRVGEVLLSSGAGAADVNATMWSVVHACGLRGVDVDVTFTALTVTHQTVDDEPPRIAVRHVRHREIDYEDLTEVDHLVRDLISGRIDLDEARARLARIVSSGHRRPRWAATLANGVMGAGVGLLLGGNWLLIGIAFVAAVLIDRLMRAMSRRRLPGFYQQVAGGLVATLLAVGTAAAGVSTDPSMVVTASIIMLLAGIGFMGAVQDALTGFPLTAGARILEAMLATAGIIAGVSGGLAIGDMLGVDLGRLDPGASSLTDLGAVVVGSAVAAGAFAYASYAPLRTIAPIALIAGGAALVFTGVEAQGVGRAWAAASAAVLIGVVSYSAAGRVRVPPLVVVVSAIVPLLPGLSIYRGLALLGMGGNGILSLINAVAIAIALASGVLLGEHFAQPLKREARRLEDRLAGPRLVGPLRARTVSRGRRHPGERPEERAEARSGEPAAGSARTG; encoded by the coding sequence ATGCCTGAGACGAAACGGATCAACAAGACCCTCGACCTGGCGCTGCGCGTCGGGGAGGTGCTGCTCTCCTCCGGAGCCGGCGCCGCGGACGTCAACGCCACGATGTGGTCGGTGGTGCATGCCTGCGGCCTGCGCGGCGTCGACGTGGACGTCACCTTCACCGCGCTCACCGTCACCCACCAGACCGTCGACGACGAACCGCCGCGGATCGCGGTGCGCCACGTCCGGCACCGCGAGATCGACTACGAGGACCTGACCGAGGTCGACCACCTCGTGCGCGACCTGATCTCCGGTCGGATCGACCTCGACGAGGCCCGCGCGCGGCTGGCCCGGATCGTCTCCTCCGGTCACCGGCGCCCCCGCTGGGCGGCCACCCTCGCCAACGGCGTGATGGGCGCGGGGGTGGGGTTGCTGCTGGGCGGCAACTGGCTGCTGATCGGCATCGCCTTCGTCGCCGCGGTGCTCATCGACCGGTTGATGAGGGCGATGAGCCGCCGGCGGCTGCCCGGCTTCTACCAGCAGGTGGCCGGCGGTCTGGTGGCCACGCTGCTGGCGGTCGGCACCGCGGCCGCCGGGGTGTCCACCGACCCCTCGATGGTGGTGACCGCCAGCATCATCATGCTGCTCGCCGGGATCGGGTTCATGGGGGCGGTGCAGGACGCGCTGACCGGGTTCCCGCTCACCGCGGGCGCGCGGATCCTGGAGGCCATGCTCGCCACGGCGGGGATCATCGCCGGGGTGAGCGGCGGGCTGGCGATCGGGGACATGCTGGGCGTGGACCTCGGCCGGCTCGATCCGGGCGCGAGCTCGCTCACCGACCTCGGAGCCGTCGTGGTGGGGTCGGCGGTGGCGGCGGGCGCGTTCGCCTACGCCTCCTACGCGCCGCTGCGGACGATCGCGCCGATCGCGCTGATCGCCGGGGGCGCCGCGCTGGTCTTCACCGGCGTCGAGGCGCAGGGCGTCGGCCGGGCCTGGGCGGCGGCGTCGGCGGCGGTGCTGATCGGGGTGGTCTCCTACTCGGCGGCCGGCCGGGTCCGGGTGCCGCCGCTGGTGGTGGTGGTCTCCGCCATCGTCCCGCTGCTGCCCGGGCTGTCGATCTACCGCGGGCTGGCACTGCTCGGGATGGGCGGCAACGGCATCCTGTCGCTGATCAACGCCGTCGCGATCGCGATCGCCCTGGCCTCCGGGGTGCTGCTCGGCGAGCACTTCGCCCAGCCGCTGAAGCGGGAGGCCCGGCGGCTGGAGGACCGGCTCGCCGGTCCCCGGCTGGTGGGTCCGTTGCGCGCCCGGACCGTCAGCCGCGGTCGGCGTCACCCCGGGGAGCGTCCGGAGGAGCGTGCAGAGGCGCGGTCGGGGGAGCCGGCAGCCGGCTCAGCCAGGACCGGCTGA
- a CDS encoding DUF402 domain-containing protein: MHEARVSFTKWGGRPHWEYDAIRLGEDEHGTWLGAPAGTRVSRPGAEYHTPLGFTALVPRDGAFVATFYAHGATDLPAGWVEVYVDITTIPVWADATVTMVDLDLDVVRGRTGRVWIDDEDEFADHRVRFGYPADVVRLATASCERVHAAVTSRRPPYDGQVSRSWLSRLPAPPTAPLHAPPDAPRGDADRG; the protein is encoded by the coding sequence GTGCACGAGGCCCGGGTGAGCTTCACGAAGTGGGGCGGACGACCGCACTGGGAGTACGACGCGATCCGGCTCGGCGAGGACGAGCACGGCACCTGGCTGGGCGCGCCGGCCGGCACCCGGGTGAGCCGCCCGGGCGCCGAGTACCACACTCCGCTCGGCTTCACCGCGCTGGTGCCGCGCGACGGGGCCTTCGTGGCGACCTTCTACGCCCACGGCGCCACCGACCTGCCCGCCGGCTGGGTCGAGGTGTACGTCGACATCACGACCATCCCGGTCTGGGCGGACGCGACGGTCACGATGGTCGACCTGGACCTCGACGTGGTCCGCGGCCGCACCGGGCGGGTCTGGATCGACGACGAGGACGAGTTCGCCGACCACCGGGTGCGCTTCGGCTACCCGGCCGACGTGGTGCGGCTGGCGACCGCCTCGTGCGAGCGGGTGCACGCCGCGGTCACCTCCCGCCGGCCGCCGTACGACGGGCAGGTCAGCCGGTCCTGGCTGAGCCGGCTGCCGGCTCCCCCGACCGCGCCTCTGCACGCTCCTCCGGACGCTCCCCGGGGTGACGCCGACCGCGGCTGA
- a CDS encoding SDR family NAD(P)-dependent oxidoreductase gives MKSLDGKVVVITGAGSGIGRALALDAGRQGAVLALSDWDETGLAETASLLADAGTGPGQCRTDRLDVRDREAMRHYAASVSEELGRVNVLVNNAGVALHGDFEEVSYEDFEWVIDVDFWGVVHGTKEFLPHLIASGDGHLVNLSSLFGLMGMPGQTAYNSAKFAVRGFTEALREEMLVAGHPVGVTCVHPGGIRTAIARNARTTASHDQAEVARHFDRRLARTTPEKAAEVIWAAVRAGRPRAVVGADAQLLDVLVRVAGPRYQDVVARLSKRLAP, from the coding sequence GTGAAGTCCCTCGACGGCAAGGTCGTCGTGATCACCGGTGCCGGCTCCGGCATCGGCCGTGCCCTCGCGCTCGACGCCGGCCGGCAGGGCGCCGTGCTGGCGCTCAGCGACTGGGACGAGACCGGCCTGGCCGAGACGGCCTCGCTGCTCGCCGATGCCGGCACCGGCCCCGGCCAGTGCCGCACCGACCGGCTCGACGTCCGCGACCGCGAGGCGATGCGGCACTACGCCGCCTCGGTCAGCGAGGAGCTCGGCCGGGTGAACGTGCTGGTGAACAACGCCGGGGTGGCCCTGCACGGCGACTTCGAGGAGGTCTCCTACGAGGACTTCGAGTGGGTCATCGACGTCGACTTCTGGGGCGTGGTGCACGGCACCAAGGAGTTCCTCCCGCACCTGATCGCCTCCGGCGACGGGCACCTGGTGAACCTCTCCAGCCTGTTCGGCCTGATGGGGATGCCCGGTCAGACCGCCTACAACTCCGCGAAGTTCGCGGTGCGCGGCTTCACCGAGGCCCTGCGCGAGGAGATGCTGGTCGCCGGCCACCCGGTCGGGGTCACCTGCGTGCACCCCGGCGGCATCCGCACCGCGATCGCCCGCAACGCCCGGACCACCGCCTCGCACGACCAGGCGGAGGTGGCCCGGCACTTCGACCGCAGGCTGGCCAGGACGACGCCGGAGAAGGCGGCCGAGGTGATCTGGGCGGCTGTCCGCGCCGGCCGACCGCGCGCTGTCGTCGGAGCCGACGCTCAGCTGCTCGACGTGCTCGTCCGGGTCGCCGGACCGCGCTACCAGGACGTGGTCGCCCGGCTGTCCAAGCGGCTGGCGCCCTGA
- a CDS encoding flavin-containing monooxygenase, producing the protein MSTTAPPSPPVTSATPAAAGPAALPRHVRVLVVGAGFGGLGMAIRLQQQGERDFAVLDKGEEVGGTWRDNTYPGAACDVPSQLYSFSFAPNPDWSRSFSPQAEIQAYLRRVARESGVLDRFFFGTSLERASWDDEAARWRVVTSAGELSADVLVTATGGLSEPRMPAIDGVDEFERTIFHSARWDHEQDLAGKRVAVIGTGASAIQIVPELARTVAHLDVYQRTAPWVIPRRDRAYSSLERLALRHLPPLRRAYRTAIYWARECYVPGFTIDPRLAAPAERAARANIARAIHDPGLQAAVTPTYRLGCKRVLLSNDYYPALAQDHVALVTDPIRRISRTGVVSADGTERPVDAIVVATGFHTTEQPIAARIRGREGRSLAEVWAGEGMNAYKGTTVHGFPNLFQIVGPNTGLGHSSMVFVIESQIAYVLDALATMRRRGLASVQPTAAAQHRWNAALQRRMKRTVWSTGGCSSWYLDAHGRNTTLWPRTTFVFRRLLSSFDVERYVTTPAGPGPEHGQDPTGSSPTTAKVRA; encoded by the coding sequence ATGAGCACTACCGCTCCCCCGAGCCCGCCGGTCACCTCCGCCACGCCGGCAGCGGCCGGGCCGGCCGCACTGCCCCGGCACGTCCGCGTGCTGGTGGTGGGCGCCGGCTTCGGCGGCCTGGGCATGGCGATCCGGCTGCAGCAGCAGGGGGAGCGGGACTTCGCCGTCCTCGACAAGGGCGAGGAGGTCGGCGGCACCTGGCGGGACAACACCTATCCCGGTGCCGCCTGCGACGTGCCCTCGCAGCTCTACAGCTTCTCCTTCGCACCCAATCCCGACTGGTCGCGGTCGTTCTCCCCGCAGGCGGAGATCCAGGCCTACCTGCGGCGCGTCGCCCGGGAGTCCGGAGTCCTGGACCGCTTCTTCTTCGGTACGTCGTTGGAGCGGGCGAGCTGGGACGACGAGGCCGCCCGGTGGCGGGTCGTGACCAGCGCCGGCGAGCTCAGCGCCGACGTGCTGGTCACCGCCACCGGCGGGCTGTCGGAGCCTCGGATGCCCGCCATCGACGGCGTCGACGAGTTCGAGAGGACGATCTTCCACTCCGCCCGCTGGGACCACGAGCAGGACCTCGCCGGCAAGCGGGTGGCGGTGATCGGCACCGGCGCCTCGGCGATCCAGATCGTGCCCGAGCTGGCCAGGACGGTCGCCCACCTCGACGTCTACCAGCGCACCGCACCGTGGGTGATCCCCCGCCGTGACCGCGCCTACTCCTCCCTCGAGCGGCTGGCGCTGCGGCACCTGCCGCCGTTGCGGCGCGCCTACCGCACCGCGATCTACTGGGCGCGTGAGTGCTACGTGCCCGGGTTCACGATCGACCCGCGGCTGGCCGCCCCGGCGGAGCGGGCCGCCCGGGCCAACATCGCGCGAGCCATCCACGACCCCGGGCTGCAAGCCGCGGTGACCCCGACGTACCGCCTCGGCTGCAAGCGGGTGCTGCTCTCCAACGACTACTACCCCGCCCTCGCGCAGGACCACGTCGCGCTGGTCACCGACCCGATCCGCCGGATCAGCCGCACCGGCGTGGTGAGCGCCGACGGCACCGAGCGACCGGTCGACGCGATCGTGGTGGCGACCGGCTTCCACACCACCGAGCAGCCGATCGCCGCCCGGATCCGCGGCCGGGAGGGCCGTTCGCTGGCGGAGGTGTGGGCCGGGGAGGGCATGAACGCCTACAAGGGCACGACCGTCCACGGCTTCCCGAACCTCTTCCAGATCGTCGGGCCCAACACCGGCCTCGGGCACTCGAGCATGGTCTTCGTCATCGAGTCCCAGATCGCCTACGTCCTCGACGCGCTGGCCACGATGCGCCGTCGGGGGCTCGCCTCGGTCCAGCCGACCGCGGCCGCTCAGCACCGCTGGAACGCCGCCCTGCAGCGCCGGATGAAGCGCACGGTGTGGAGCACCGGCGGCTGCTCGAGCTGGTACCTCGACGCGCACGGCCGCAACACCACGCTGTGGCCACGGACCACCTTCGTGTTCCGCCGGCTGCTGTCCTCGTTCGACGTGGAGCGCTACGTGACCACCCCGGCCGGTCCCGGGCCAGAGCACGGCCAGGACCCGACCGGCTCCTCGCCCACCACCGCCAAGGTCCGCGCGTGA
- a CDS encoding GPGG-motif small membrane protein yields MTFILWLIAVALVIWGIVTLIRGGVLMGIVLIVVGLLVGPGGYSLFNK; encoded by the coding sequence ATGACATTCATCCTCTGGCTCATCGCGGTGGCCCTGGTCATCTGGGGCATCGTCACCTTGATCCGTGGCGGCGTCCTCATGGGCATCGTCCTGATCGTGGTCGGCCTCCTGGTCGGCCCCGGCGGTTACAGCCTCTTCAACAAGTAG